The bacterium genome contains the following window.
TGGCGGCCTTTGAGCGGACAGCATACTCCACACGAGCTGCTGGTCGGGCAGGAGCAGGCATTGCTGCGGTTGAGCCTGGTTGCCAGTGGCTGAACCCAGCCGTGTCGCACCGGAGTTCGATTGCACTTGGCTGGTCAGAACCATTTGGTTTAGCAGAACTCGGCAGCGAGTTCGGGTGTGCTCAGTATAGCGCTCCCCGCTGGTCGGGCGGGATTATGGTAAGCCGGCTGGGTGATGCATCTTACAGTGAACAGACTGTGCGCGGTGGTGCAAACTACGCCGTTGGTCAAGATCTTTCCTTGGGGTTTGCCGCGAGTTGGCACGATCTGGCAATCCAGAGCTTACCATCTGGTGACGCAGCGACAGTCGACGTCGGACTGTTGACAACCTTGCGCTCGGACTTGCGAATTGGTGCTGTTTGGCGCAATTTGACGCGAGCGCAGTTGTCCGACTATGAGGATCGCTTGACCGAGTCGATCACTGTCGGGGGAAGTTTCGATGTTGACTCTCGAACGACGGCGATGTTGGATGCCGTGCAAGAATCTGGTTTTCCGTTGGAAATCCGTGCAGGTGCCCAAGTTTCAGCGTTCAAGCAACTCATTCTGCGCTGTGGAGTGCTGTTTGACCCCGCGCAATATGCTCTGGGTCTCACCCTGAAGCATCGACTGCTCTATGCGAATTACGCGCTGCAATGGCATCGCTCTTTGGGTGCGACTCACTTCATCGGGCTGGATATCGAATTGAAGTGATTGTGTTCAGTTGGGTATTCGTTTTGATTTTGCCAATTGTGGCACTATGCCAACCTGCAGAGGAGCGCATCGAAGACGGGTTGATGTCCGCCGATGAAGAAGGCTATCTGCCCGAGGACAGTGCCTTTGTATTCGGTACGGAGAATGCGCAATCATCGCAGCGTGTTCAGATGCTGAATTCTACAGTGTTTGATGCCAATAGCGGAAAGCGCGTTACCGGATCTCATGTTTGGGTCAGGTCGCGCCTCGGAGTGCAAGCGGACAGCCGATTTCGTACCGATCTGCTGGCAGTACGGCGCAAGTACGATCCACGTGCCTTTGATGAAGTGCATGTATCCATATCCGGCCGCCACGATCCAACGAATGTCACTTTTGCACTCGGGACATTTCAGCATGACTGGGGATTTGGTCTTGTTTCCAGCGCGGGCTTTGGTGCTGCCAGAAAATTCTCTTATGCAGGCTCAACATTCGCTCCGCTTGGATCGGGTCTGTCTACCCGCCCGACTTCCCGGGAGTCCAGCTGGTTCTACGGGCTAGCGGCAAGTCGGCGATTCCAGAGACTCTCGGCGACGCTGTTCGGCAGTATCAGACCTTGGAATGCTGAAGTCTCTAGCGGCTACGGCATTTTGACTGGCAACTTTCAACCCGCAAGCTCGACAGGCTATTTGCAGCGGGATCGCGTGGAAGAGCAGCTCCTTGGAGGATCGCTCGAATTTACCACTGAGAATCTCCGAATCGGAACATTTGCGCAGTCCAGCGCGTACTCGATCCCGCTGGTAGGAATCGGTGATCGCCTTGATCAACTCTCGGCCGTTGCCTCTGCCTCTTGGCGAAATGTAACTGGAACCGGAGAGGCAGTACGTTCCGGAAACAAATCAGCCTGGCAAATGGTATTATCTGGGTATACGGGGCATTTTGCAGGCGCGGTCTACACTGTTTACGCTGATCCCGACTACTTTGCACCGCGCAGCCAGAGTTTCGTCAGCTTTGGCGAGCCGACCACGAATCAGCGTGTTATCGGAGTTCGCAGTTCTTATTCGACCTCTGCGCATACACTGACAGGTGAAATTCAGAGTTCGAATTCGCCCGCAGCGACACCTACGGTTTCACCTTCGAAGTCCGAGTCTCGGGCCGTCATGTCATGGCTTTACCGTGTCGACAGTTCACTGAACCTAGCCTTGCGAGTTGCACGGGGCATTCGTGAAGAGCGTTCATCCGAAACGATTGCAGATCGCACGTATCAAGATGTGCGGCTACTGATAAAGTGGCGCCGAGGTCTCGAGTGGTCTGCGCGACTGGATGATCGGCGAGCAAGAGACTTAACTGGTGAACGCCCATCTGCTGGCTCTTACGAGCACATTCAAGCGGCAAAAGTTGACGGAAGAATTCGTGCCGGATTGAGAGTTTCGCTGCATTCGGTGCCCACAGGTGTCGCGCCGCTTCTCGTCTATGAACCAAGTGTGGTTGGCGCATATCCCTTGCAAACGATCGCGGGTGACGGCCGAAGGCTGCTTGGATGGCTTGGAGTCGGTTCGCGCAGCTGGAGCATCTTCGCAAAAGTTGGCTGGTCGATTGCTTCAAATAACTCCATTGGTGCCACCTCAATCGGTCTGCACGTCAATTACCTAAGTCGGTAGCTCGTATTAGCGGCCTTGGACCGTCAGGAAGAGCCTGAATCACGTTACAGAGTTTCAACTAAGGCAAAGTTGCTCAGATAACCTTATGCGTAAGAATCCTATGCCTGTCTTGATGATCGCATATCTGTTCTCTTTGCTCATAGTGAACGGAGCGGTAAGTGTCGCTGCTCCGAATATATTGCTAACAGATTTGACGGGAACGCCGGTTTCGCGTCTGCCGTATCTCAACAGAGGAGATACGCGACTCATTCCTCTTGCAATGCTGGCGAAATCAGCAGGCTTCGAGATAACTAATCATCGTGGCAAAGAGCGGATTAACTCAGCTGGGTGCGAAACCGTTTTGGAAGTCAGGAATAGCTTTGCGGAAGTGAATGGTGCGTTTGTTCAGTTAATAGCACCTGCGGAATCGTGGGATGGATCACTTTGGATTCCACTTCCAAATCTGGACGAACTGTTTCCGACAACAATTGAATTGAGCGAGACGGGAGAAGTTATTCGACTGCTCGGCATTGCCGATTCTGCGAGCGGCGTGATCATACCGATCGAGGTTGGACCCCTGTCAGGCACTCAACGTTCATGGCAGTTCGGGAAGGTAATCTTGGACGCGGGCCATGGTGGGAAGGATCCGGGCGGCAAGGGGCTGCAGGGCTATACGGAGAAGGACATCGTTCTTGATATCGCGCGTCGCACAGAGCTCGCTTTGACCGGGATGGGCGTTCCCGTTGTTTTGACACGCCGTGCAGACGAGTTCTTGACACTCGGGCAGAGAACGAGAATGGCTAATGCTGAATCTGGAGATTTATTCATATCCATTCACTGCAATAGCTACAAGGATCCGACAATTGGAGGGGCGGAGTGCTACATCTTGAAGCCCGCAAGAACCGAACGCGCGATTGAGGTTGCAGCTAAAGAAAATCAAGTCATTGAATTGGAACGAGGCGTAGAACGCTACGAAGAATTACCTGAAGAGAATCACATTCTTTTGAGCATGGCGACAAGCCAGTACCTGCGTGACAGTGAACGCTGGTCTGAGGTTCTTTTGGAAGAGTTGTCTGTGAAAACGAAGTTGCGAAGTCGGGGTGTTGATCAGGCTGGATTCTATGTCTTAATGGGCGCTTCGATGCCGGCGATTCTGCTGGAGTGCGGGTATTTGTCTAATCCGGAAGATATGCTCGTGCTTGGGACGGAGCGCGGACGTCAGTTGATTGCAGAGGCGATTGCCGCCTCGGTATTGAGAATGAAGACAGAAATGGAATCAGCGTCGAGGTGATGGAGTCGCAAAGTGTGACTGGTCATAGCAGACCCATTGCAGTTTTTGACTCGGGACTTGGCGGTCTGACAGTACTGGCCGCGCTGTGTCAAGCTCTGCCTCATGAGAACTTTGTTTTTCTTGCCGACCGAGCGCGCGTTCCTTATGCGTCTCTTAGTCCGGCGTTGATAAGCCGATATGCCTGTGAATGCGCGGCGTTTCTGGCTGACTTTGATCCAAAAGCCGTCGTCATCGCCTGTAACACAGTCTCTGCTGTTGCGCTTAAAGATGTCGAAAGTATATTCTCCGCGCCAGTAATCAACGTACTCCACCCAACGGCCAGCGCGGCGGCGAAACTTACGACAAACAGGCGAATCGGTGTGCTCGCGACGACTGCGACCGTGAAGCGGAATACGTATGCAACGGTGCTTAAAGAGTTGGTCCCAAACGTTGAAATCACTTCGCAGGGGTGTCCCTTGCTTGTGCCTTTGGTTGAAGAAGGGTGGACTCAAGGTGACATTCCTCGGCTTATCGTCGAGCACTACTTGGACCGCTTGAAAGCCGCACTTGTGGATACCGTTGTGCTGGGCTGTACCCACTACGAGTTCTTTCGCGAGCACATCCAGCATGCAATGGGCAGGCATGTCAATTTGGTTAACACTCCGTCAGTCACCGCTGAAGAACTTAAGCTGCTGTTGCCTGAACCACAAAAGCAACAAGGTAGCGTCACGATTTACAGCAGCGATGTCACCGATGCACTTTTCAAAGTCGTGGAATCACTTTTCTTGAATTCAACAGATCTCACCATTGAGACTGTCTCCGTTGAAGATCTAAGCAAACGTAAGGTATTAGCGTAGTCCCTTCCCGGCTTTTGACATTGTGTTTGCACTGTCAAGAGTTTGCAAATCATTCCCCTCAATTCTCTCACCTTTCAAATCGTTTGAAGCCATGGACATTTCAACCCTGCAAGCAATGACAGTACCGGACTTAATCACCTTGGGCAAACAACTTGAGGTACAGGAAACGTCCGGTTTACCAAAGCACGAGCTTATCTTCAAGATCCTCGCGCGGCAATCTGCAAAAGATGAAGTCTTGACCGCAAGTGGCGTGCTTGAGATTCTTCCGGATGGCTACGGATTTTTGCGAAGCGCTCAGGCATCGTATCTACCAAGCCCTGATGACGTCTATGTCTCTCCATCACAGATCAAGCGTTTCGGCCTCAGAACCGGGCATTTGATCACCGGACAGGTAAGGCCGCCGAAAGAGGGTGAGCGATTCTTCGCGCTGCTCAAGGTGCATAATGTAAACGGAACGAACCCTGATGTCACCAAGGAGATCGTTCACTTCGATGACTTGACTCCAATTTATCCTGACAACAAGTTCAAGATGGAACTTGATGCCAAGGATTTGACTTTGCGTGTGATCGATATTTTTGCCCCGGTAGGAATGGGGCAACGCGGTCTGATCGTTGCACCACCCAGGACGGGAAAGACGATCATCCTGCAAAAAATGGCAAATGCAATCACGGCAAATCATCCGCAGGTTGAGTTGCTCGTCCTGCTTATCGACGAACGACCGGAAGAAGTTACGGACATGGAGCGTTCCGTTAAAGGAGAAGTGGTATCGTCAACATTTGATGAGAAGGCAGAGCGTCATGTTCAGGTCGCCAACATGGTTCTGGAACGCGCAAAGCGCATGGTGGAGTTGGGAAAGGATGTCGTAATTCTATTGGACTCCATTACGCGCTTGGCTCGGGCACACAATTCAGTAATGCCCCACTCTGGACGCGTGCTCTCCGGAGGTATTGACGCGAGCGCACTCTATGAGCCAAAGCGGTTCTTTGGTGCCGCACGTAACATTGAGGAGGGCGGAAGCTTGACAATACTTGCCACAGCACTCATTGATACGGGGTCTCGTGCCGACGAAGTGATTTTCGAAGAATTCAAGGGCACGGGCAACTTGGAATTAGTGCTCGACCGTCGCCTCGCGGAGATGCGCGTCTTCCCCGCAATAGACGTTTTGCGCTCAGGTACACGCCGCGAGGAGCAGTTGTTGACCCCGATGGTGCTTCAGAAGATGTACGCATTGAGAAGTGTGCTTGATCACGGGAATTCATTCGAATCGATGAAGTTCATTTTGGACAAAATGCGCGACACGCGCTCGAATGCGGAGTTTTTTGAGCTTATGACGAAGTCCTAAGCGATGCAGATCCCAATGATTGGTCAAGTTCAGGTGGATGGATGGACGCTGCTCGGTTTGGCCGGTCAAGTTCTGTTTTTCACACGGTTCATCATTCAATGGATTGCCACCGAAAGAGCTCGACGGACTGTCGTTCCACGTTCCTTTTGGTACTTTTCTATTGCCGGTGCGCTTGTGCTACTCTTTTACTCTTTTGTACGCAAAGATCCGGTGTTTATTGCAGGCTATTTGCTGGCAATGATCATCTACTTACGTAACCTCCGATTTGCTCTACGGCCGGGAAACGTGAGAACCGTTGACTAAACGGTACTGTTCCGGTTGTGGTACACAAAACTAGAAAAGACATTGAGACATTTAAGTAATACCGCTGCCTTGGCTTGTTCACTCTTTCTGCTTGGTGTGTTTGGTTGTGCACAGCGTGAGTCAGATGTTGGAACTGGCGCTATTCCGTTGCGACCGGAAGGGCAAGAGGGACAATCAACTATTGTCGCAACAAGATCGGCCGAATGGGACTTAGACCTTTCGCCGGGTCGTGGCAGCACCTTGCAAATCGGCGAAGCGGAGAGCTTTCGAGTCGTCTCGGCTCTACGGTTTCAGCCAAGGGATGTCTTGCCTGACAGTTTTGAATTGGACACAGCCCGAATTCGATTGCGAGTTGACCGGATTTACCCGGGGCGGGGAAGTTCACCCGATTTGCGCATGTTGATCAAGCAGGTTACACAACCATGGGATGAAGACTCTCTGGTTCAGGGCGTTTTTGCAGATCGCTCAAACTACCCCGTGATAGACACGATCCTTGTTCCCACTGGCGTTGATGCTGCAGACTCCCTGTATTGGTATCTGCCTGATAGCGTGTGGGAGTCCTGGCTCGTTGAGGACTCGATGAATTTCGGAATCCTGTTTGAAGCTGCGAATCCCGGCGTGATTGTCGGGTTTCAATCAGCCGAAGGCGCAGTAGCATTTCGCACATTTCTCGAGATCATCGGTCGGGAATTCTCCACTGACTCAGCCTCTGCTCCTTCCTCGTGGGCTGATACGTTGTATGCAATTGACGACGGTTATGTCGCAGAAGATTTGAGCGAACCGCTACCCGGCCGTCTGCGAATCAGCCAGGGTGCCTATCGTCGCGCGCTGTTATATTTTCCGTTAGACAGTGTTGTTTCAAACCCGCTACGAACAGTTGTGCGAGGTCGACTTCATTTCTTTGCAGATCTTGACGTACCGGGAAGTCTTCTTTACAGTGGCTCGAATTTTCTGTACAAGGATGCGTCGCTGACTGACACTCTTTGGTTTGCTGATCCGGATAGCGCACGTCAAAACTTCGTCGCCATCAGCTCAAGTTCATTCGGCTCCGACAACGTGCAAATAACTTTTGAACTGACCAACGTACTCGCATCAGTTGTGGGGAATCCGACGTCCTATGGTGGATTTTCCGTGCAGGCGACTTTGGAAAGTGACGTAGTGTCACGCCAATACTTCCATGCTCACGACAGCGAAATCGACTCGCTTCGACCACGACTCGAGATTTGGTGGGTCGAGCCATGATCTTTCTTGTATTCCTCTTTGTATCTTGTTCACAAGCGTTGGCAGGTGGGTCAATTTTTGGCGCGCAGCCGACCGGGGATCCGTTGCATACCGGCGGTGTAAGATCGGTGGGCTTGGGAGGCGCGGGTCTGGCTATTTGGGATAGTCTTGGGATTCACTCGGACAACAGTGCGCAAATGGGGGCACTCTCAGGAACCATGCTGCGAGCCGGCATGTTCACAGGTTTATACAACTCGACGGAAGGCTCGAACGGCGATACGGACAGCGAGTTCGGCTGGCAGTCTTTTCGACTCTATCTCAGGCTTCACCCACGGTATCGCACTGCATTAGGCATTGATCCCATCCGGCGATCGGACGTGCGTGTATTTGGAATTGACACTCTCTTCTATGAGTCGGGAGGCGAAGTGATTTCCGAGCCGTACGAGAGTCGTATGTCGTGGCAAGGGAGCGGAGTGGATATTCGTTGGGACCATGCGATTGTAGTTTCTTCGAAGCTTTCCATTGGAGCGACAGCAGGTTTTCTGACGGAGCACCTTGAAGTCATTAGTGACCTGGATTTCCCGGAGGCAACCAATGGAGCGCGTGACGCGTCTTTCAGAGACGTTCAGCGATTCAGTGGGTTTTGGGGAGGAGCTTCTGTGCACATCAGAGCGACCGAGAGGCTGAGTCTTGGGGGATTTTGGCGTTCAAAGGCAAGCGGAGATTTTGCTTATGAAAGTGCGGTCAACCACGGCGGGAATCCTGTCCTTCAAGAAACGAGTGGCGACCGACCTGGCGCATACGGCGTCGGTGTTGGATATCAGTGGCACCGTCTGTGGAGTCTATTTGCAGATGTCCGTCAGCAGAGTTGGAGCAAGGCCGAATTTGGTCCTATGTACGCGGCCAGCACCTTGCGCGGAATCGAGACAACATCGATCATGCTGGGCATTGAACGCAAGGGTGGAACCCGTATCACCGACGAAGGATTCGACCGTTGGGATTTCCGCGCCGGTCTCGCTCATCGACTTCAGCCTTGGCAATTAGAAAGCTCTCAGAATGACGTTACTGAGACAGCAATTGCTCTTGGTACGTCATTGCCGCTCAGCCAGCAAGCTGGGAAATTGCATTTTGCACTTGAGATGGGCCGTCGAGAACCTCAGAGCTTGGATGTATCCGAGAATTATGTGCGCTTCTATATGCAAATGGACATGCACGAGCGATGGTTCCAACGCAAGCGCCGCACTTTAGATAAGTAGGAATAGTCATGCACTCACATTTGAAGAACTTCTTGCAAGAGAGCGACCCCGCAGTCGCGTCCATTATAGAGCGCGAGCGTAGTCGCCAGAATACTGGTCTTGAGCTCATCGCTTCCGAGAACTTTGTCTCGCCGGCTGTTATGGAAGCAATGGGCAATGTTATGACCAACAAGTACGCGGAAGGTTTACCCGGCAAGCGGTATTATGGCGGTTGTAAGTATGTTGACGAAGTAGAGACGTTAGCTATTGATCGCGCGAAAGATCTATTCGGTGCGAAATGGGCGAACGTTCAGCCGCATTCTGGTGCGCAGGCGAATATGGCGGTCTACTACACATTCTTGAAACCAGGCGACAAGATTCTCGGAATGGATTTGGCGCATGGCGGCCACCTGACCCATGGTTCGCCTGTTAACTTCTCGGGGAGAATGTTCGAAGTGGTGAGTTACGGTGTGACCCGTGACTCGAATCTTGTAGACATGGATGATGTAGCACGCAAAGCACGTGAGCACAAGCCGAAACTGATTATGACCGGATCGTCGGCCTATCCCCGCAAATGGGAGCTTGCCAAGTTTCGCGAAATCGCCGATGAAATAGATGCTTATTTGATTTGCGACATGTCGCACTTTTCCGGACTCGTCGCGGGCAAAGTTCATCCCGACGTCGTTCCGTTCTGTCATGCTGTTACTTCGACAACTCATAAGACGTTGCGCGGCCCGCGCGGCGGAATCATTCTGTCATCGCAGGAAGGCGGTGAGCTACTCCTGGGCGGGATGCCGAAGCCAAAGAGCTTCTGGGACGCACTTGATTCGTGGGTTTTTCCCGGGGTACAAGGCGGCCCGCTCATGCATGTGATCGCGGCGAAGGCTGTTGCTTTTGGTGAGGCATTGACCCCGGCTTTTCGAGAATACGCAAAACGCGTAGTCGAGAATGCCAAAGTTCTCGCTGACGAGTTTATGGCACGTGGCTACAAAGTTGTGTCTGGTGGCACCGACACACATCTTATATTGCTCGACCTCTCGCCGATGGGCAAAACTGGAAAGGCTGCAGAAAGGGCACTTGAAGCTGCGGACATTACGGTCAATAAGAACATGGTTCCGTTCGATCCGCAGAAACCACTTGTAACTTCCGGAGTGCGAATTGGTTCGCCGGCCGTAACTTCAAGAGGGATGGGACCCGATGAGATGAAACGGATCGCCCGCCTTATTGATCGTGTGATCCAGAATCTTGATTCTGACGATGTAATATCTGAAGTTCGAACGGATGTTCAGGATCTTGCCTCAGGTTTTCCGCTTTACTCCTCGCCTCTACAGTACAGGACTTAGTACCAACCTTGCGCTGCCCGTTTTGCAGCACTGACGACGACCGCGTGATTGATTCGCGACCTGCAAAGGAGGGTCGTGCCATTCGCCGACGCCGCGAGTGTTTGAAATGCGGTCACAGATTCACGACATACGAGTCCGTCGAAGACCGTGTTGTGCAAGTTATCAAGTCTGACGGAGCTCGCGAGCCATTTGATCGAGAAAAGGTCTACCGCGGACTTTCAATTGCCTGCACGAAACGTCCCGTAACGGCGAACTCAATTGAGACGATGACAGCAGCAATTGAAGCGCGTGTGCTCGCGGACATGAGCCGCGAAGTGACTTCCTCTCAAATTGGCCAGTGGATACTCGAGGAACTTTCCAGGGTAGACGAAGTTGCTTATGTGAGATTTGCTTCAGTGTACAAGCGTTATAAGTCTGTTTCAGAGTTCTTAAGCGAATTGGATCGAATGAAAGCTGTCATAAAGTAGACACCGTGATTGTACCCGATGGACGACGTGACGCTGTTCACTACTTCGGGGCAACTCAGAGCCCGATTTACCGGCAATCTCAGTCCACGCATGTTGGCAAAGTCTGCTTCGCATGATTCTCAGGTTACCTGAATACTTCTATGGAGTCGGTGCAAGATTATTTCACCGCTACTGGGATAGACAGGGTGGGTGGAAGGCCCCGGTACCAGTTCTTTCCGTTGGCAATATTACAGTGGGAGGTACAGGGAAGACTCCCTTCGTGATAGCTCTGGCGAGACTTCTTTCCCTGCAGTTCCCAGACCTTGCGGATCAAGATCGAATCGCAGTACTCTCGCGTGGATATGGCCGGAAGTCCAGAGAACTCGTGGTAGTGACAGAGTTCTCAGACTGGCGGGAAGCAGGAGACGAACCACTTCTCATCAAGCGTAGTTGCCCAGGTTTGCTTGTGATTTCTTGCGCCAAGCGAGTCGAAAGCGCTCGCTTCGCGGTCAAGAAGTATGGTACCAAGCTGATTATCCTGGACGACGGCTTCCAGCATCGTGCTTTGGCCAGGGATATTGACATGGTAGTTTTGGACGCATTGAATCCTCTGGGAAATGGTAGATTGTTGCCCGCGGGTCCTTTAAGAGAGCCGGTTTCTGCCTTGGCACGTGCCTCTGCGTTTGTAGTAAATGGTGAAGGAAGCACGGCAGAGCAGCTGGCGGATCGATTCGGGAAAACCATTATTCACGTTGCGTCTGTTCCGCTGTCCGAAGCCTGGAGTTCCTCCGTAACTCAGCCAGCGTTTCTCCTTACCGGAATTGCAAGGCCAGAGAGAGTGCGTCAGTCGCTGGAAGATGCTGGCATCCGCTTGGTGGGACATCGCGCGTATCGTGATCACCACGCGTTTTCGGCGCGGGAGTTAAGGAGCGTCCAGATTGATGCACAGAAGCGTGGTGCAAGTTCGATTCTTATGACAGGTAAAGACAAAGTTCGCATGTCACCGATTCAAGGCGGTTTACCTGTCATAGAAATCCCACATGAATTGAAGATCACTCTGGCGCAAGAGTTGATTGCCGATGTCTTGCGTTTAAGAACCGCGCAAGCGGCCTCCAGCAGCGGTTCAATCTCTTAGTCCGTTCTCTTAGCGAGCCTGCAAGCCAAACAAAAACAATATAGAAGCTTTCCCAATACATGTGCAATCCTTCACAAAATGATTGACTTTTTCTGGAGAAACCGCTATATTCAGCAATCTGTGGATGTTATAGAGTTCCCGCGAAGATTTTGACCGAAAATGGGCCTCGAAACAGTACTATTTTTGTTACTCGCGCTCGGGTCAATTTTGTCGGCCCTGCTGGTCGTGACTTCTCCGTCGCCGATTGGCAGCGCGCTCTACTTGATTGTTACAATGTTTTGTCTGGCTGGCCTCTATGTCTTGCTGGCCGCCCCATTTCTCGCAGCAATTCAGATCATCGTTTATGCAGGAGCCATCATTGTGCTCCTGCTTTTTGTTATTATGTTACTGAATTTGCGTCAAATAGAAGAGAGACTCCCGAAGGGATGGCGCATAGCCGGTCTTGCTGTGGCAGGTCTGACGCTGCTGATTCTCTTTATGGCAATTGTGCGCGGCAGTGCGGTTCTTCCGGACATGCTTGCAGTTCCTGATGAATTCGGTGAGGTGAAGCCTCTTGGCGCTCTTTTGTTCAGTAAGTACTTGTTTGCTTTTGAAGCAACCTCGGTGCTGCTGCTAACAGCTATGATCGGAGCGGTGGCACTGGTAAGGAAGTCCGACGGGGAGGGCAAAGATGGCCGTTGAATTGGCCCACTATCTTCTGCTCTCAGCTGTTCTCTTTGGTATCGGGGTGATGGGCGTCCTGACACGGAAGAATCTTATCATCATCTTAATGTGTGTAGAATTGATGCTGAATGCGGTTAACCTGAGTTTTGTCGCTTTGGCGCGCCACGCCTTGAATCAAGAAGCTCAGGTAATTGTGTTCTTTGTGCTATGTGTCGCGGCCGCAGAAGTTGCGGTGGGGCTTGCCATATTGATTTCCGTGTGGAGGAAACGCGGAACTATGAATATCGACGCGCTGAGTGCGCTGCGAGGATAAATGCTCGACCTGCTTTATCTAATCCCGCTTTTCCCTCTGCTTGGTGTTGTGCTGAACACTTTTGTGTTGCGCGGCCAGCCGGAGAAATTGGTCGGGAGTGTCGCGGCTGCGATGGTTGGCGCCAGCTTCGTCGTAGCTATTGGTGGTTTCATTCAATTGCTCGGCATGCCCGCTGAGTCACGGCACTTCGAGCAAGAGTTGTTCCGCTGGATTGTGGTCGGGAATTTTGCCGCGCAAGCGAGTTTTTTGGCTGACCAGCTGTCCATGATTATGATGCTGGTCGTCACAGGCGTGTCATTCCTGATACATGTTTACTCGATCGGCTACATGCATGGTGATGAGGGCTTCAGGAAGTTCTTTATCTATCTTAACCTGTTTGTATTTTTCATGCTCCTTTTGGTCATGGGGAGCAACTATTTGGTCATGTTCGTGGGTTGGGAAGGTGTGGGGCTTTGCTCGTATTTGTTGATTGGATTCTGGTATACTGACGAGCTGAAGGCTTCGGCAGGGAAG
Protein-coding sequences here:
- a CDS encoding N-acetylmuramoyl-L-alanine amidase, whose translation is MRKNPMPVLMIAYLFSLLIVNGAVSVAAPNILLTDLTGTPVSRLPYLNRGDTRLIPLAMLAKSAGFEITNHRGKERINSAGCETVLEVRNSFAEVNGAFVQLIAPAESWDGSLWIPLPNLDELFPTTIELSETGEVIRLLGIADSASGVIIPIEVGPLSGTQRSWQFGKVILDAGHGGKDPGGKGLQGYTEKDIVLDIARRTELALTGMGVPVVLTRRADEFLTLGQRTRMANAESGDLFISIHCNSYKDPTIGGAECYILKPARTERAIEVAAKENQVIELERGVERYEELPEENHILLSMATSQYLRDSERWSEVLLEELSVKTKLRSRGVDQAGFYVLMGASMPAILLECGYLSNPEDMLVLGTERGRQLIAEAIAASVLRMKTEMESASR
- the murI gene encoding glutamate racemase encodes the protein MESQSVTGHSRPIAVFDSGLGGLTVLAALCQALPHENFVFLADRARVPYASLSPALISRYACECAAFLADFDPKAVVIACNTVSAVALKDVESIFSAPVINVLHPTASAAAKLTTNRRIGVLATTATVKRNTYATVLKELVPNVEITSQGCPLLVPLVEEGWTQGDIPRLIVEHYLDRLKAALVDTVVLGCTHYEFFREHIQHAMGRHVNLVNTPSVTAEELKLLLPEPQKQQGSVTIYSSDVTDALFKVVESLFLNSTDLTIETVSVEDLSKRKVLA
- the rho gene encoding transcription termination factor Rho — its product is MDISTLQAMTVPDLITLGKQLEVQETSGLPKHELIFKILARQSAKDEVLTASGVLEILPDGYGFLRSAQASYLPSPDDVYVSPSQIKRFGLRTGHLITGQVRPPKEGERFFALLKVHNVNGTNPDVTKEIVHFDDLTPIYPDNKFKMELDAKDLTLRVIDIFAPVGMGQRGLIVAPPRTGKTIILQKMANAITANHPQVELLVLLIDERPEEVTDMERSVKGEVVSSTFDEKAERHVQVANMVLERAKRMVELGKDVVILLDSITRLARAHNSVMPHSGRVLSGGIDASALYEPKRFFGAARNIEEGGSLTILATALIDTGSRADEVIFEEFKGTGNLELVLDRRLAEMRVFPAIDVLRSGTRREEQLLTPMVLQKMYALRSVLDHGNSFESMKFILDKMRDTRSNAEFFELMTKS
- a CDS encoding lipid-A-disaccharide synthase N-terminal domain-containing protein; the protein is MIGQVQVDGWTLLGLAGQVLFFTRFIIQWIATERARRTVVPRSFWYFSIAGALVLLFYSFVRKDPVFIAGYLLAMIIYLRNLRFALRPGNVRTVD
- a CDS encoding serine hydroxymethyltransferase; protein product: MHSHLKNFLQESDPAVASIIERERSRQNTGLELIASENFVSPAVMEAMGNVMTNKYAEGLPGKRYYGGCKYVDEVETLAIDRAKDLFGAKWANVQPHSGAQANMAVYYTFLKPGDKILGMDLAHGGHLTHGSPVNFSGRMFEVVSYGVTRDSNLVDMDDVARKAREHKPKLIMTGSSAYPRKWELAKFREIADEIDAYLICDMSHFSGLVAGKVHPDVVPFCHAVTSTTHKTLRGPRGGIILSSQEGGELLLGGMPKPKSFWDALDSWVFPGVQGGPLMHVIAAKAVAFGEALTPAFREYAKRVVENAKVLADEFMARGYKVVSGGTDTHLILLDLSPMGKTGKAAERALEAADITVNKNMVPFDPQKPLVTSGVRIGSPAVTSRGMGPDEMKRIARLIDRVIQNLDSDDVISEVRTDVQDLASGFPLYSSPLQYRT
- the nrdR gene encoding transcriptional regulator NrdR yields the protein MRCPFCSTDDDRVIDSRPAKEGRAIRRRRECLKCGHRFTTYESVEDRVVQVIKSDGAREPFDREKVYRGLSIACTKRPVTANSIETMTAAIEARVLADMSREVTSSQIGQWILEELSRVDEVAYVRFASVYKRYKSVSEFLSELDRMKAVIK
- the lpxK gene encoding tetraacyldisaccharide 4'-kinase, whose translation is MILRLPEYFYGVGARLFHRYWDRQGGWKAPVPVLSVGNITVGGTGKTPFVIALARLLSLQFPDLADQDRIAVLSRGYGRKSRELVVVTEFSDWREAGDEPLLIKRSCPGLLVISCAKRVESARFAVKKYGTKLIILDDGFQHRALARDIDMVVLDALNPLGNGRLLPAGPLREPVSALARASAFVVNGEGSTAEQLADRFGKTIIHVASVPLSEAWSSSVTQPAFLLTGIARPERVRQSLEDAGIRLVGHRAYRDHHAFSARELRSVQIDAQKRGASSILMTGKDKVRMSPIQGGLPVIEIPHELKITLAQELIADVLRLRTAQAASSSGSIS
- a CDS encoding NADH-quinone oxidoreductase subunit J → MGLETVLFLLLALGSILSALLVVTSPSPIGSALYLIVTMFCLAGLYVLLAAPFLAAIQIIVYAGAIIVLLLFVIMLLNLRQIEERLPKGWRIAGLAVAGLTLLILFMAIVRGSAVLPDMLAVPDEFGEVKPLGALLFSKYLFAFEATSVLLLTAMIGAVALVRKSDGEGKDGR
- the nuoK gene encoding NADH-quinone oxidoreductase subunit NuoK, coding for MAVELAHYLLLSAVLFGIGVMGVLTRKNLIIILMCVELMLNAVNLSFVALARHALNQEAQVIVFFVLCVAAAEVAVGLAILISVWRKRGTMNIDALSALRG